The Serratia rhizosphaerae genome has a segment encoding these proteins:
- a CDS encoding MurR/RpiR family transcriptional regulator has product MNNPTQLSLLQDEIRHRYETLSKRLKQVARYILDNSNSIAFDTVASIAAQASVPPSTLIRFANAFGFSGFNEMKQVFRQHLMEETVNYTERARLFRQTSTDDNAAPENPAEILNVFTMVNAQALQQLPAQIDTAQLEKAVELLKNAENIYVIGLRRSFSVASYLTYALRHLERRAFLIDGLGGMFTEQLGMVKPKDVVIAISYSPYAREALELVELGAKQGAQQIAITDSQVSPLAAFSDVCFVVREAQVDGFRSQVASMCLAQTLAVSLALNNAKDA; this is encoded by the coding sequence ATGAATAACCCAACTCAACTTTCGCTATTACAAGACGAAATCCGCCACCGTTACGAAACGCTCAGCAAACGTCTGAAACAGGTCGCGCGTTATATTCTGGATAACAGCAACAGCATTGCGTTCGACACCGTGGCCTCCATCGCCGCACAAGCCAGCGTTCCGCCGTCAACCCTGATCCGCTTTGCCAACGCCTTTGGCTTCAGCGGCTTCAATGAAATGAAACAGGTTTTTCGTCAGCACCTGATGGAAGAGACGGTTAACTATACCGAGCGCGCCCGCCTGTTCCGCCAGACCTCTACAGACGACAACGCCGCGCCGGAAAACCCGGCTGAAATTCTCAACGTGTTCACCATGGTGAATGCGCAGGCGTTGCAGCAACTGCCGGCGCAAATCGACACCGCGCAACTGGAGAAGGCGGTAGAACTGCTGAAAAACGCAGAGAATATTTACGTGATTGGCCTGCGCCGCTCGTTCAGCGTCGCCTCCTACCTGACCTATGCCCTGCGCCACCTGGAGCGCCGCGCCTTCCTGATTGACGGCCTGGGCGGCATGTTTACCGAGCAGCTCGGCATGGTGAAGCCAAAAGACGTGGTGATCGCCATCAGCTATTCGCCCTACGCCAGAGAAGCGCTGGAGCTGGTGGAGCTGGGCGCCAAACAGGGCGCGCAGCAAATCGCCATTACCGACAGCCAGGTCAGTCCGTTAGCGGCCTTTAGCGACGTGTGTTTTGTGGTCCGGGAAGCGCAGGTGGATGGTTTCCGTTCGCAGGTCGCGTCAATGTGTCTGGCGCAGACGCTGGCCGTTTCGCTGGCGCTGAATAACGCTAAAGACGCATAA
- the fetA gene encoding iron efflux ABC transporter ATP-binding subunit FetA, with the protein MKEDNNVLVLDDIHYQIDDSVILDSVSLTLKSGEFKLITGPSGCGKSTLLKIISSLISPTRGAIIFDGKNINELSPEHYRQQVSYCFQTPALFGSSVFDNLALPYQIRRIKPDEEKMKQDLQRFMLPESLLQKSINELSGGEKQRISLIRNLQFVPKVLLLDEITSALDEENKHNVNEIIRQLVEQQDMAVLWVTHDRDEIAHADDIIELQAHRTRETASEPA; encoded by the coding sequence ATGAAGGAAGATAATAACGTACTGGTATTGGATGATATCCATTATCAAATAGATGACTCGGTCATTCTGGATTCGGTCTCTTTGACGCTCAAATCCGGTGAGTTCAAGCTGATCACCGGCCCCTCCGGCTGCGGGAAAAGTACGCTGCTGAAAATAATTTCCTCACTGATTAGCCCAACCCGCGGCGCTATTATTTTTGACGGCAAGAATATTAACGAACTGTCGCCCGAGCATTATCGCCAGCAGGTTTCCTACTGCTTCCAAACGCCGGCGTTGTTTGGTAGCTCGGTGTTTGACAACCTGGCACTGCCTTACCAGATTCGCCGCATCAAACCGGATGAGGAAAAAATGAAGCAGGATCTGCAGCGCTTTATGCTGCCGGAGAGCCTGCTGCAAAAGAGCATTAACGAACTGTCCGGCGGTGAGAAACAGCGGATCTCGCTGATCCGCAACCTGCAGTTTGTGCCTAAAGTCCTGCTGTTGGATGAAATCACCAGCGCGCTGGATGAAGAAAATAAGCATAACGTTAACGAAATAATCCGCCAGCTGGTCGAGCAGCAGGATATGGCCGTGCTGTGGGTAACGCACGACCGGGATGAAATTGCGCATGCCGACGATATTATTGAGCTGCAGGCGCATCGGACACGGGAGACGGCCAGTGAACCAGCATAA
- a CDS encoding sugar porter family MFS transporter, producing MSHQRKHNTGYVLRICGIAALGGILFGYDTAVISGAIEALKAYFHLTPAETGWAVSNVVLGCVLGAFGAGPLAGRYGRKKALVLAALLFTISAVGAALAETFTWFVIYRMIGGLAVGIAATVSPMYMSEVSPKDMRGRALSMQQFAIVFGQILIFYVNFKIAGYASEAWLIDMGWRWMIGSEVVPCILFCILVFIIPESPRWNVMVGQEDKALAMLTRVSNEAHARNVLKEIKESLQQDLQQAKQKLSYRDKRVRFILFVGCMVAMLQQVTGVNVMMYYAPVVLKTVTSNAQEALFQTIWIGVLQLVGSVIGALLMDRIGRLPLMRFGTLGAIIGLLITSYALYSETTGYFALFGMLFFMLFYALSWGVGCWVLISEIFPNRMRSEGMSIAVGCMWVANFAVSQTFPMINDNPYLFSTFHGAFPMWVFAACCVFSYWFICRFVPETKGVSLEKMEQVVMAKRYRQPVATAKSLSLPNEKS from the coding sequence ATGTCACATCAGCGAAAACATAATACAGGGTACGTACTGCGGATATGCGGCATTGCGGCGCTCGGCGGTATTTTGTTCGGCTATGACACCGCCGTGATCTCCGGCGCCATCGAGGCGCTGAAAGCCTACTTCCACCTCACCCCGGCAGAAACCGGCTGGGCGGTGTCCAACGTGGTGCTCGGCTGCGTGCTGGGCGCATTCGGCGCCGGTCCGCTGGCCGGCCGCTACGGACGTAAGAAAGCGCTGGTGCTGGCGGCGCTGCTGTTCACCATTTCCGCCGTCGGCGCCGCGCTGGCCGAGACTTTCACCTGGTTTGTCATCTACCGCATGATCGGTGGTCTGGCGGTAGGCATCGCCGCCACCGTCTCCCCCATGTATATGTCGGAGGTCTCCCCAAAAGACATGCGCGGGCGGGCGCTGAGCATGCAGCAGTTTGCCATCGTGTTTGGCCAGATCCTGATCTTTTACGTCAACTTTAAAATCGCCGGCTATGCCTCGGAAGCCTGGCTGATCGATATGGGCTGGCGTTGGATGATTGGTTCGGAAGTGGTGCCCTGCATTCTGTTCTGCATTCTGGTGTTTATCATCCCTGAATCGCCGCGCTGGAATGTCATGGTCGGCCAGGAGGACAAAGCCCTGGCAATGCTGACCCGCGTCTCCAACGAAGCCCACGCGCGCAACGTGCTGAAAGAAATCAAGGAATCCCTGCAGCAAGACCTGCAACAGGCCAAGCAAAAGCTGAGTTACCGTGACAAACGCGTGCGTTTCATCCTGTTCGTCGGCTGCATGGTCGCCATGCTGCAGCAGGTCACCGGCGTCAACGTAATGATGTACTACGCCCCCGTGGTGCTGAAAACCGTCACTAGCAACGCGCAGGAAGCCCTGTTCCAGACCATCTGGATCGGCGTGCTGCAGCTGGTCGGCTCGGTGATCGGCGCGCTGCTGATGGACCGCATCGGCCGCCTGCCGCTGATGCGCTTCGGCACTCTGGGCGCCATTATTGGCCTGTTGATCACCTCCTACGCGCTCTATAGTGAAACCACCGGTTACTTCGCCCTGTTCGGCATGCTGTTCTTTATGCTGTTCTACGCGCTCTCTTGGGGTGTCGGCTGTTGGGTGCTGATCTCCGAAATATTCCCGAACCGGATGCGTTCAGAGGGCATGAGCATCGCCGTCGGCTGTATGTGGGTCGCCAACTTCGCCGTCTCGCAAACCTTCCCGATGATCAACGACAACCCTTACCTGTTCTCCACCTTCCACGGCGCCTTCCCGATGTGGGTATTCGCCGCCTGCTGCGTGTTCAGCTACTGGTTTATCTGCCGCTTCGTACCGGAAACCAAAGGCGTCTCGCTGGAAAAAATGGAACAGGTGGTGATGGCCAAACGCTACCGCCAGCCTGTAGCCACGGCCAAATCCTTATCGTTACCCAATGAAAAATCCTAA
- a CDS encoding TIM barrel protein, whose translation MAIALDRFCINRKIAPNLDLERFFQLVKKCGLNKVELRNDMPSGKVTDDLSNEQLNALAAKYGIEIITINALGMFNLLDNQETLLGNAQALLTQAQAIHSKALVLCPHCSKDDRRSDEQKQQDTLAALQLLAPLFQRYGVEGYVEPLGFGISSLRSSLLSQAIIRDAGAPYKIVLDTFHHYLSAPAQQEFDAQIQIDRIGLVHLSGVEDPRAKETLGDEERIMLSERDRLESKKQVQNLERLGYRGIYAFEPFSSQLNGWTEADIEREVRQSIALLQAAP comes from the coding sequence ATGGCCATTGCGCTGGATCGCTTCTGTATCAATCGAAAAATAGCCCCGAATCTCGATCTGGAGCGTTTTTTCCAACTGGTAAAAAAATGCGGCCTTAACAAGGTTGAGTTGCGCAACGATATGCCCAGCGGCAAAGTGACCGATGATTTAAGCAATGAGCAGCTCAATGCGCTGGCGGCGAAATACGGCATTGAAATTATCACCATCAATGCTCTCGGCATGTTTAACCTGCTGGATAACCAAGAGACGCTGCTTGGCAATGCGCAAGCGCTGCTGACGCAGGCGCAGGCCATTCACAGCAAGGCGCTGGTGCTCTGCCCGCACTGCAGTAAGGACGATCGCCGCAGCGATGAGCAAAAGCAGCAGGATACGCTGGCTGCGCTGCAACTACTGGCGCCGCTGTTCCAGCGCTACGGCGTTGAGGGCTATGTGGAGCCGCTCGGCTTCGGCATCAGTTCCCTGCGTTCGTCCCTGCTGAGCCAGGCGATTATCCGCGATGCCGGCGCACCCTATAAGATCGTACTGGACACTTTCCACCATTACCTGAGCGCGCCTGCTCAGCAAGAATTCGATGCGCAGATCCAAATCGATCGGATCGGTCTGGTGCACCTTTCCGGCGTCGAGGATCCTCGCGCCAAAGAGACGCTGGGCGATGAGGAGCGCATTATGCTGAGCGAACGGGATCGTCTGGAGAGTAAAAAACAGGTGCAGAATCTGGAGCGCCTGGGCTACCGGGGCATTTACGCCTTCGAGCCCTTCTCTTCGCAGCTGAACGGCTGGACGGAAGCGGATATTGAACGGGAAGTTCGTCAAAGCATCGCCCTGCTGCAGGCAGCACCGTAA
- a CDS encoding CoA-acylating methylmalonate-semialdehyde dehydrogenase, whose protein sequence is MKIVGNFIDGQVCPSSSNQSVDVHNPATGQVECQVTQSTAAEVKQAIDVAHRAFAGWSQTTPLRRARIMFNFKALLEQHREELAQLIVSEHGKVYSDALGELTRGMEVVEFACGIPHLMKGEYSADVGTGVDSFSLMQPLGVVAGITPFNFPAMVPMWMFPIALACGNTFVLKPPALAPSASVRMAELLKEAGLPDGVFNVVHCGNENAAQLCTDPLIQAVSFVGSSTVAEHIYTTASAHGKRVQAFGAAKNQAIIMPDADLDATVNALMGGAFGSAGERCMALPIAVVVGDDTADKLIAKLKPLIAQLRVGPGLQQGGEENEMGPLVSSAHQQKVLGYIDVGVEEGATLVADGRNYSVPGHPDGYYVGGTLFDHVTPQMRIYREEIFGPVLGIVRVASYQEAIDTVNGHEFGNGSAIFTSNGHYARQFVHEVQAGMVGVNVPVPVPMAFHSFGGWKRSVFGALNVHGADGVRFYTRMKTATARWPSGQQTVSEYSMPTLG, encoded by the coding sequence ATGAAAATCGTGGGTAACTTTATCGACGGGCAGGTTTGTCCGAGCAGCAGCAATCAAAGCGTAGACGTGCATAACCCGGCGACCGGACAGGTTGAGTGTCAGGTGACGCAAAGCACCGCCGCCGAGGTCAAACAGGCGATTGATGTCGCGCACCGGGCATTTGCCGGCTGGTCGCAAACCACCCCGCTGCGTCGCGCACGCATCATGTTCAATTTCAAAGCGCTGTTGGAACAGCACCGGGAAGAGCTGGCGCAGCTGATCGTCAGCGAGCACGGTAAAGTGTATTCGGACGCGCTGGGTGAACTGACGCGCGGCATGGAAGTGGTGGAGTTCGCCTGCGGCATTCCGCATCTGATGAAAGGGGAATATTCCGCCGACGTCGGCACCGGCGTCGACAGCTTTTCCCTGATGCAGCCGCTGGGCGTGGTGGCCGGCATTACCCCGTTCAACTTCCCGGCGATGGTGCCGATGTGGATGTTCCCGATTGCGCTGGCCTGCGGCAACACCTTCGTGCTGAAGCCGCCGGCGTTGGCGCCGTCGGCATCGGTGCGTATGGCGGAGCTGCTGAAAGAGGCCGGACTGCCGGACGGCGTCTTTAACGTAGTGCACTGCGGCAATGAAAACGCCGCGCAGCTGTGCACCGACCCGCTTATCCAGGCGGTAAGCTTTGTTGGCTCCTCCACCGTCGCCGAGCATATCTACACCACCGCCAGCGCCCACGGCAAGCGCGTACAGGCCTTCGGCGCCGCGAAAAATCAGGCGATTATCATGCCGGATGCCGATCTGGACGCCACGGTGAATGCCCTGATGGGCGGGGCATTCGGTTCCGCCGGCGAACGTTGCATGGCGCTGCCGATCGCGGTGGTGGTTGGTGACGACACCGCGGATAAGCTGATCGCCAAATTGAAACCGCTGATCGCTCAGCTGCGCGTCGGGCCTGGCCTGCAGCAGGGCGGCGAAGAAAACGAAATGGGGCCGCTGGTCTCTTCTGCGCACCAGCAGAAAGTTCTGGGCTATATTGATGTGGGCGTCGAGGAGGGTGCAACGCTGGTGGCGGACGGCCGCAACTACAGCGTGCCAGGGCATCCGGACGGTTATTATGTGGGAGGCACGCTGTTTGACCACGTCACACCGCAGATGCGTATCTACCGTGAAGAGATCTTCGGGCCGGTGCTGGGGATTGTACGCGTGGCCAGCTATCAGGAAGCGATCGACACGGTGAACGGCCATGAGTTCGGCAACGGCAGCGCCATCTTTACCAGCAACGGCCACTATGCGCGCCAGTTTGTACATGAGGTGCAGGCCGGTATGGTCGGGGTCAACGTGCCGGTACCGGTGCCGATGGCGTTCCATAGCTTTGGCGGCTGGAAGCGTTCGGTATTCGGCGCGCTCAACGTACACGGCGCCGACGGGGTGCGTTTCTATACGCGTATGAAGACGGCGACGGCGCGCTGGCCTTCCGGCCAGCAGACGGTGTCTGAATACAGCATGCCGACCTTAGGCTGA
- the cspE gene encoding transcription antiterminator/RNA stability regulator CspE produces the protein MSNKMTGLVKWFDAGKGFGFISPADGSKDVFVHFSAIQSNDFKTLDEGQKVEFTIENGQKGPSAGNVVAL, from the coding sequence ATGTCTAATAAAATGACTGGTTTAGTAAAATGGTTTGATGCGGGTAAAGGTTTTGGCTTCATTTCACCGGCAGACGGCAGCAAAGATGTTTTTGTACATTTCTCTGCAATCCAGAGTAATGACTTCAAAACGTTAGATGAAGGCCAAAAGGTTGAATTCACCATCGAAAATGGCCAGAAAGGCCCGTCTGCAGGCAATGTGGTTGCTCTGTAA
- the fetB gene encoding iron efflux ABC transporter permease subunit FetB, translating into MNQHNITNESLGLSMILVLVAILISHKEKLALEKDIIWSICRAVVQLIIVGYVLKYIFALNNEALTVLMVLFICFNAAYNAKKRSKYIEHAFVTSFIAITTGAALTLIVLVLTGSIEFTPMQVIPISGMIAGNAMVAVGLCYNNLGQRFKSEQQKIQEMLSLGASPKFASAALIRDSIRASLIPTIDSAKTVGLVSLPGMMSGLIFAGIDPVKAIKYQIMVTFMLLSTASLSTIIACYLAYRKFYNQRHQLVVTTLK; encoded by the coding sequence GTGAACCAGCATAACATCACGAATGAATCACTGGGATTGTCGATGATTCTGGTGCTGGTGGCGATTTTAATCAGCCATAAAGAAAAGCTGGCGTTGGAAAAGGATATTATCTGGAGCATCTGCCGGGCGGTGGTGCAGCTGATTATTGTCGGCTACGTGCTGAAGTATATTTTCGCCTTGAATAACGAAGCGCTGACGGTGCTGATGGTGCTGTTTATCTGCTTCAATGCGGCTTACAACGCCAAAAAACGCAGCAAGTATATTGAGCATGCTTTTGTCACTTCGTTTATCGCTATAACCACCGGCGCGGCGCTGACGCTGATCGTGCTGGTGTTGACCGGCTCGATAGAGTTTACGCCGATGCAGGTGATTCCGATTTCCGGCATGATCGCCGGCAACGCCATGGTGGCGGTCGGGCTGTGTTACAACAATCTGGGGCAGCGTTTCAAAAGCGAGCAGCAGAAGATCCAGGAAATGCTCAGCCTGGGCGCCTCGCCGAAGTTTGCGTCCGCTGCGCTGATTCGCGACAGCATTCGCGCATCGCTGATCCCAACGATTGATTCGGCAAAAACGGTGGGGCTGGTCAGCCTGCCCGGCATGATGTCCGGTTTGATCTTTGCCGGTATCGATCCGGTGAAGGCGATCAAATACCAGATTATGGTGACGTTTATGCTGCTGTCTACCGCCAGCCTGTCGACCATTATCGCCTGCTATCTGGCATACCGTAAGTTTTATAATCAGCGCCATCAGTTGGTGGTGACCACGCTGAAGTAA
- a CDS encoding bifunctional 5-dehydro-2-deoxygluconokinase/5-dehydro-2-deoxyphosphogluconate aldolase: MVSQQKQLDVICLGRIAVDFYAQQIGARLEDASTFAKYLGGSSGNVAYGTAIQGLKSGMLARVGDEHMGRFLREELQRVGADTRCLITDKQRLTGLVILGIKDQETFPLIFYRDNCADMALTPDDIDESYIASSRALAITGTHLSHPNTRAAVLQALEYAHRHGLRKALDIDYRPVLWGLTSLGDGETRFVESDKVTRELQEVLHHFDLIVGTEEEFHIAGGSTDTLTALANVRKVSQATLVCKRGAQGCSVFEGAIPDDWQAVKLHSGVRVEVLNVLGAGDAFMSGLLRGYLNDEGWDQACRYANACGALVVSRHGCAPAMPTRRELDDYLARELQVPRPDRDARLNHLHRVTTRKQQWPELCVFAFDHRKQLADMAREAGVGEERIPQLKSLLLTAAKEAADEAGLQGNSGILADTTYGQAALNKITGEGWWIGRPIEQPSSRPLRLEHGNIGSQLVDWPLEHVVKCLVFYHPHDPVELRNEQDALINDVYQGCCKTGHELLLEVILPEDSSDKDESYYLEIMSHFYQLGIKPDWWKLPPLRAASWRQVGELIDAADPDCRGVVILGLDAPEDALKAGFAAAADERWVKGFAVGRTIFGQPSRLWLQGELDDSSLIAQVKQKYLTLIGFWRLYRPQRDGVTHHP; encoded by the coding sequence ATGGTTTCACAACAAAAACAGCTTGATGTCATCTGTCTCGGCCGCATCGCCGTCGATTTTTATGCGCAGCAAATCGGCGCGCGCCTAGAAGACGCCAGCACGTTTGCCAAATACCTCGGCGGATCTTCCGGCAACGTTGCCTACGGCACGGCGATTCAGGGGCTGAAGTCCGGCATGCTGGCCCGCGTCGGCGATGAACATATGGGGCGTTTCTTACGCGAAGAGCTTCAGCGTGTGGGGGCGGACACCCGCTGCCTGATCACCGACAAGCAGCGGCTGACCGGGCTGGTGATCCTCGGCATCAAGGATCAGGAAACCTTTCCGCTGATTTTCTACCGCGATAACTGCGCGGATATGGCATTAACGCCCGACGACATTGATGAGTCCTACATCGCCTCGTCACGTGCGCTGGCCATCACCGGCACCCATCTGTCCCACCCCAACACGCGCGCCGCCGTGCTGCAGGCGCTGGAGTACGCGCATCGCCACGGGCTGCGCAAGGCGCTGGACATTGATTACCGTCCGGTGCTGTGGGGACTGACATCGCTGGGCGACGGCGAAACGCGCTTTGTCGAATCGGACAAGGTCACGCGCGAACTGCAGGAGGTATTGCACCACTTTGATCTGATCGTCGGCACGGAAGAAGAGTTTCATATTGCCGGCGGCAGCACCGATACGCTGACCGCACTGGCCAACGTCCGTAAAGTCAGCCAGGCGACGCTGGTATGCAAACGCGGTGCACAAGGGTGCTCGGTCTTTGAAGGGGCGATCCCGGACGACTGGCAGGCAGTGAAACTGCACAGCGGCGTGCGGGTTGAGGTGCTAAACGTGCTCGGCGCCGGCGATGCCTTTATGTCCGGCCTGCTGCGCGGCTACCTGAATGACGAGGGCTGGGATCAGGCGTGCCGCTACGCCAACGCCTGCGGCGCGCTGGTGGTCTCACGCCATGGCTGCGCCCCGGCAATGCCGACCAGGCGCGAACTGGACGATTACCTGGCGCGCGAGCTGCAGGTGCCACGCCCCGATCGCGATGCGCGCCTAAACCACCTGCACCGCGTCACCACGCGTAAGCAGCAGTGGCCGGAACTGTGCGTCTTTGCCTTTGACCACCGTAAACAGCTGGCGGATATGGCGCGCGAAGCCGGCGTAGGTGAAGAACGCATTCCACAGCTGAAATCCCTGCTGCTGACCGCCGCCAAAGAGGCGGCAGACGAGGCGGGCCTGCAGGGCAACAGCGGTATTCTGGCCGACACCACTTACGGCCAGGCCGCGCTGAATAAAATCACCGGTGAAGGATGGTGGATTGGCCGTCCGATCGAGCAGCCCAGTTCACGTCCGCTGCGTCTGGAACATGGCAACATCGGCTCTCAACTGGTCGACTGGCCGCTGGAACACGTGGTGAAATGCCTGGTGTTTTATCATCCCCACGATCCCGTCGAACTGCGCAACGAGCAGGACGCGCTGATTAATGACGTCTATCAGGGATGTTGCAAAACCGGCCATGAACTGCTGCTGGAAGTCATTTTACCCGAGGACAGCAGCGATAAAGATGAAAGTTACTACCTGGAAATCATGTCGCATTTCTATCAATTAGGGATAAAACCCGACTGGTGGAAACTGCCGCCGCTGAGAGCAGCGAGCTGGCGCCAGGTCGGCGAGCTGATCGATGCCGCCGATCCCGACTGCCGCGGCGTAGTCATTCTGGGTCTGGATGCCCCGGAAGATGCGCTGAAGGCCGGCTTTGCCGCCGCCGCCGATGAACGTTGGGTGAAAGGGTTTGCGGTAGGCCGTACCATTTTCGGCCAGCCGTCACGCCTCTGGCTGCAGGGTGAGCTAGATGATTCTTCTTTAATTGCGCAGGTTAAACAGAAATATCTTACGCTGATCGGTTTCTGGCGGTTATATCGTCCACAACGCGATGGTGTAACCCACCATCCTTAA
- the iolB gene encoding 5-deoxy-glucuronate isomerase produces MSSLLAKCQPPNSQGRIQHVTPENADWRFVGFDVYRLEAGKTLTLSSDDKELCLVLVAGIASVATQHAEYPHIGKRMSPFERTPPYAVYVPHHDQVIVRAESELELAVCSAPGSGHLPSRLITPADVGVERRGKGRNQRLVHNILPDDKPADSLLVVEVYTDEGNTSSYPSHKHDQEDSADETYLEETYYHRIEPEQGFCMQRVYTDDRSLDECMPVYNRDVVKVPRGYHPVATLAGYDNYYLNVMAGPKRLWKFTWEKDHAWINGDDYPQK; encoded by the coding sequence ATGTCTTCATTGCTTGCGAAATGCCAGCCGCCCAATAGCCAGGGGCGTATTCAGCATGTTACGCCGGAAAACGCCGACTGGCGTTTTGTCGGTTTTGACGTCTATCGCCTTGAGGCGGGGAAAACGCTGACGCTGAGCAGCGACGATAAAGAGCTGTGCCTGGTATTGGTGGCCGGCATTGCCTCCGTTGCGACGCAGCATGCCGAATATCCCCATATCGGCAAACGTATGAGTCCGTTTGAGCGGACGCCGCCCTATGCGGTTTATGTGCCGCATCACGACCAGGTTATCGTGCGGGCCGAAAGCGAGCTGGAACTGGCGGTATGCAGCGCGCCGGGAAGCGGGCATCTGCCTTCGCGCCTGATTACGCCGGCGGACGTGGGTGTTGAACGGCGTGGCAAAGGGCGCAACCAGCGGCTGGTGCACAATATCTTGCCGGACGATAAGCCGGCGGACAGCCTGCTGGTGGTGGAGGTATACACCGACGAGGGCAATACCAGCTCCTACCCCAGCCATAAGCACGATCAGGAAGACTCTGCGGATGAAACCTATCTGGAAGAGACTTATTACCACCGCATTGAGCCGGAACAGGGGTTCTGCATGCAGCGCGTGTACACGGACGACCGCTCACTGGACGAGTGTATGCCGGTGTATAACCGCGATGTGGTGAAGGTGCCGCGCGGCTATCATCCGGTCGCGACCCTGGCCGGTTACGATAACTACTACCTTAACGTGATGGCCGGTCCAAAGCGCCTGTGGAAATTTACCTGGGAAAAAGATCACGCCTGGATTAACGGTGATGACTACCCGCAGAAATAG